One part of the Flavobacterium johnsoniae UW101 genome encodes these proteins:
- a CDS encoding DUF4082 domain-containing protein, with product MKTLKILFTILSAAIFTVSCSSDDDKDNTPKFETENPLAVYYTQTGFTTVTNFVNSGDYEFGLVFTPTVKGNIKAVTLKLPAVNSAVRVTIWDYTTKAVLRSETINAASADVEVKKEISVLALEKDKKYLISMNSNDWYKKNKADLSNVTYPIVAGHITFNEYRWISGTSQTFPTNVSANYNAGDLSFDFQQTE from the coding sequence ATGAAAACTTTAAAAATACTTTTTACCATATTATCTGCGGCGATTTTTACTGTTTCGTGCAGCAGTGACGACGATAAAGACAATACACCAAAATTTGAGACAGAAAATCCACTGGCGGTTTATTATACTCAAACAGGATTTACAACCGTAACCAATTTTGTAAACTCTGGAGATTATGAATTTGGGCTGGTTTTTACACCAACTGTAAAAGGGAATATAAAGGCAGTCACTTTAAAATTGCCTGCAGTGAATTCGGCAGTGCGTGTAACGATCTGGGACTATACAACAAAAGCAGTGCTTCGTTCTGAGACTATAAATGCTGCATCTGCAGATGTTGAGGTGAAAAAAGAAATAAGCGTTTTAGCTCTTGAAAAAGACAAAAAATATTTGATAAGCATGAATTCTAATGACTGGTACAAAAAGAATAAAGCAGATCTTAGTAATGTTACTTATCCAATCGTTGCCGGACACATTACGTTTAATGAATACAGATGGATAAGCGGAACTTCACAAACTTTCCCAACCAATGTTTCAGCTAATTACAATGCAGGAGATTTAAGTTTTGATTTTCAACAAACTGAATAA
- a CDS encoding M1 family metallopeptidase gives MKILYTFLCFVILIPSCFSQSKEKESVILEEGVSEQLAHFRKKQVSDVRYDMYFEIPYKKAEDINTRLNLNLTISDLSQPLYLDFKEKTSNIKSIKVNSKTVVIVHEKGHIIISPEALILGKNKVEISFIAGNLSLNRNDDFLYTLLVPDRASTLFPCFDQPDIKAVYTMALQVPKDWKVLAAAPITGVHEMVINGVDFMVWGFGQSDKMSTYLFSFVAGEFKSVKKETGKLEMTMLYRENNPEKIQVSTDTIFKLHQQSLDFLEEYTNYKFPFQKLDFASIPVFQYGGMEHVGAIQYRESTLFLDNSATDSEKLNRAKLIAHETSHMWFGDLVTMKWFDDVWMKEVFANFMADKIMNPIFPKVNHNLQFFTAHYPSAYAEDRSLGTHPIKQHLANLKDAGSLYGAIIYNKAPIMMRQLEASMGKDAFQKGIQKYANDNADWNNLVEILDYETPLDMKKWSEVWVNKSGRAIFTDKIEYDSKKRIKKFEIQQQAEDKSNNVWPQVFQIGLVYANDIKVLTVNINDKSLALKEAIGLEKPLAIVYNYNGFGYGVFPLDGNNLNYIADLKDEVARASSYSNLYENTLIGNVPADKAYDSFLKEVQEEENELVLRIASNSLNTIYWRFFTIIQQNKVQKQLEDILYERLQGNLSANIKKTLFGLFSSIAYSDSAKAKLYQIWNKEIVIPGLKLNEDDFTNMAMNLAIFKHPKADEILEKTRTTITNPDKQKRFEFLLPSLSQDESVRNAFMESLKDDKNREKESWVDVGLANIHHPLRQESAQKYIRFSLDLVDEIQRTGDIFFPKDWLDNTVGRYSSKFAFDEVQRFLKENPNFSPILKRKLFQAADLLYKAQNIKKETE, from the coding sequence ATGAAAATTCTATACACCTTTCTATGTTTTGTTATCTTGATTCCGAGTTGTTTTTCGCAGTCTAAAGAAAAAGAAAGTGTGATTTTAGAGGAAGGCGTTTCAGAACAATTAGCGCATTTTCGTAAAAAGCAGGTTTCTGATGTTCGATATGATATGTATTTCGAGATTCCCTATAAAAAAGCGGAAGATATTAATACCAGACTAAATCTCAATTTAACGATATCAGATTTAAGTCAGCCGTTATATTTAGATTTTAAGGAGAAAACTTCAAATATAAAATCTATTAAAGTAAACTCAAAAACGGTAGTAATTGTTCATGAAAAAGGGCATATTATTATTTCTCCAGAAGCATTAATTTTAGGAAAAAACAAGGTTGAGATTTCTTTTATTGCAGGGAATTTATCGTTGAATAGAAATGATGATTTCCTTTATACTTTATTAGTTCCGGACCGGGCAAGCACCTTATTTCCATGTTTCGATCAGCCGGATATTAAGGCCGTTTATACTATGGCTTTACAAGTTCCAAAAGACTGGAAGGTTTTAGCAGCAGCTCCAATTACAGGAGTGCATGAAATGGTAATTAATGGTGTTGATTTTATGGTTTGGGGATTTGGTCAATCAGACAAAATGAGTACCTATTTGTTTTCTTTTGTAGCAGGAGAGTTTAAAAGTGTAAAAAAGGAAACAGGTAAGTTAGAAATGACGATGTTGTATCGTGAAAATAATCCTGAAAAAATACAAGTCAGCACTGATACGATTTTTAAGCTGCATCAGCAATCCTTAGATTTTTTGGAAGAATATACCAATTATAAATTCCCGTTTCAGAAGTTAGATTTTGCATCAATTCCCGTTTTTCAATATGGCGGAATGGAACATGTTGGCGCGATTCAATACAGAGAATCGACTTTGTTTTTGGATAACAGCGCAACCGACAGCGAAAAATTAAATCGCGCAAAACTCATAGCACATGAAACATCACACATGTGGTTTGGCGATTTGGTAACGATGAAATGGTTTGACGATGTTTGGATGAAAGAGGTTTTTGCCAACTTCATGGCCGATAAAATCATGAACCCAATTTTTCCGAAAGTCAATCATAATCTACAGTTTTTTACCGCTCATTATCCTAGCGCTTACGCAGAAGATCGATCTTTAGGAACGCATCCAATTAAACAACATTTGGCGAATTTAAAAGATGCAGGTTCGCTTTACGGTGCTATTATTTACAACAAAGCACCAATTATGATGCGTCAGCTTGAAGCTTCTATGGGAAAAGATGCTTTCCAAAAAGGAATTCAAAAATACGCTAATGATAATGCCGATTGGAATAATCTCGTAGAAATTTTAGATTACGAAACACCGCTTGATATGAAAAAATGGAGCGAGGTATGGGTAAACAAGTCCGGAAGAGCCATTTTTACAGATAAGATTGAATACGATTCTAAAAAACGAATCAAGAAATTTGAAATTCAACAGCAGGCAGAAGATAAATCGAATAACGTTTGGCCTCAGGTTTTTCAGATAGGTTTAGTTTATGCTAATGATATAAAGGTTTTAACGGTTAATATTAATGACAAAAGCCTGGCTTTAAAAGAAGCAATTGGGCTTGAAAAACCATTGGCAATAGTTTATAATTATAATGGTTTTGGATATGGTGTTTTTCCGCTTGACGGGAATAATTTAAATTATATCGCTGATTTAAAAGATGAGGTTGCCAGAGCTTCAAGTTACAGCAATCTTTATGAAAACACATTAATTGGAAATGTGCCGGCAGATAAAGCTTATGATAGTTTTTTAAAGGAAGTTCAAGAAGAAGAAAACGAATTGGTTTTAAGAATTGCTTCTAATAGTCTGAACACAATTTATTGGAGATTTTTTACCATAATACAGCAAAATAAAGTTCAGAAACAGCTTGAAGATATATTATATGAGCGTTTACAAGGTAATTTATCGGCAAATATTAAAAAGACTTTATTTGGGCTTTTTAGTTCAATTGCGTATTCAGATTCGGCGAAAGCCAAATTATATCAAATATGGAATAAAGAAATTGTAATTCCGGGTTTAAAATTAAATGAAGATGATTTTACTAATATGGCGATGAATCTGGCGATTTTCAAGCATCCAAAAGCTGATGAAATTTTAGAGAAAACCAGAACAACAATCACAAATCCTGATAAGCAAAAACGTTTTGAGTTTTTATTACCTTCATTATCACAAGACGAATCGGTTCGAAATGCCTTTATGGAATCTTTAAAAGACGATAAAAACCGAGAGAAAGAATCTTGGGTTGATGTTGGTCTAGCCAATATTCATCATCCGCTTCGTCAGGAAAGTGCGCAGAAATATATTAGATTTTCATTAGATTTGGTTGATGAAATTCAGCGAACGGGAGATATTTTCTTTCCGAAAGACTGGCTGGATAATACGGTTGGAAGATATTCATCGAAATTTGCTTTTGATGAAGTACAGCGATTTTTAAAAGAAAACCCTAATTTTAGTCCAATCTTGAAACGCAAATTATTTCAGGCAGCAGATTTGCTTTATAAAGCACAAAATATTAAAAAAGAAACCGAATGA
- a CDS encoding DUF58 domain-containing protein, which produces MKIESEIEKVSSFQHLEMLANQVVEGFISGMHKSPFHGFSAEFAEHKVYNAGESTKHIDWKLFAKTDRLYTKRFEEETNLRCHLIVDNSSSMHYPELKSNQPFYEKKIGFAVLASAVLMNILKKQRDAVGLSVFSDIYEYYAPEKGSDRHHRMLLNKLEELLVQPKVKKTTDTITYLHQIAEKMHRRSMIILFTDMFQTEDDEKLFSALQHLKHNKHKVVLFHVVDNETELKFDFDNAPRKFIDLESGEEVSIFADNVKSEYEKRAAEYFKNLALTCAKNQIKYVPVNVGDNFEKILTTYLVEKQNFG; this is translated from the coding sequence ATGAAAATTGAATCGGAAATAGAAAAAGTCTCCAGTTTTCAGCACTTAGAAATGCTGGCGAATCAGGTTGTGGAAGGTTTTATATCGGGAATGCACAAGAGTCCGTTTCATGGATTTTCGGCCGAATTTGCCGAGCATAAAGTGTATAACGCAGGCGAAAGCACCAAACATATAGATTGGAAATTGTTTGCCAAAACAGATCGTTTATACACAAAACGTTTTGAGGAAGAAACCAATTTGCGCTGTCATTTGATTGTTGATAATTCGTCATCAATGCATTATCCTGAACTCAAATCAAATCAGCCTTTTTACGAAAAGAAGATTGGTTTTGCAGTGTTGGCTTCGGCGGTTTTAATGAATATTTTAAAGAAACAGCGTGATGCTGTAGGTTTAAGTGTTTTCTCCGATATATACGAATATTACGCTCCCGAGAAAGGAAGTGATCGCCATCATAGAATGCTTTTGAATAAACTGGAAGAATTATTGGTGCAGCCAAAAGTCAAAAAAACGACCGATACGATTACGTACTTGCATCAAATAGCAGAGAAAATGCACCGCCGTTCGATGATTATTTTGTTTACCGATATGTTTCAGACCGAAGACGATGAAAAGCTTTTTAGCGCTTTACAACATCTTAAACACAATAAACACAAAGTAGTTTTATTTCACGTAGTAGATAATGAAACCGAATTGAAATTTGATTTTGATAATGCACCAAGAAAGTTTATCGACTTAGAATCAGGAGAAGAGGTTTCAATTTTTGCCGATAATGTTAAATCAGAATATGAAAAAAGGGCAGCAGAGTATTTTAAAAACCTGGCTTTAACGTGTGCAAAGAACCAAATTAAGTACGTTCCGGTAAATGTTGGTGATAATTTTGAAAAAATATTGACTACATATTTAGTTGAAAAACAAAACTTTGGATAA
- a CDS encoding acyltransferase family protein encodes MINSRNFDNIRTVALLSILLIHTGLNNIGFKTFEKELTDSSFYLNFNQLLMDVLYLNLFKAGTILFFIISGFLFEMQYLKFNDFSVFIRKKAKSLLRPYLVIFVIPTVILIGIIEPNVGVKENLNLVTFLIKAFSNIFLTSYWFVPALFVTLVINYFIESKNLFKSLYLFILIWLISYLNIYLKFTVSSHTVWFIAFLFVFTLGRIMFLYNEKISSWRILKDPKKLTFLMILFYIISNVESILILRFAHNPDCVNTMRIGNVFYSFCLFYLLNAYFNKFKFELPIDISFYFVYLIHPFVVKITAKLLADNNLFLFEYPYQFLFNFIHFLIVLTICIGFQQVFFKLRFKSKTLSGYVFKK; translated from the coding sequence ATGATTAACAGCCGAAATTTTGATAATATTCGTACAGTTGCACTTTTGTCTATTCTTTTAATTCATACTGGTCTAAACAATATTGGATTTAAAACTTTTGAGAAAGAGCTAACAGATAGTTCTTTTTATTTAAATTTTAATCAACTACTTATGGATGTTCTTTATTTGAATTTATTCAAAGCGGGAACCATTTTGTTTTTTATTATTTCTGGTTTTCTTTTCGAAATGCAATATTTGAAGTTTAATGATTTTTCAGTTTTTATAAGAAAAAAAGCTAAAAGTTTGTTGCGTCCTTACTTGGTTATATTTGTTATTCCTACTGTTATTTTGATTGGTATAATAGAACCTAATGTTGGAGTGAAAGAAAATTTGAACTTAGTGACTTTTCTTATTAAGGCTTTCTCAAATATATTTCTTACTAGTTATTGGTTTGTACCAGCTCTATTTGTTACTTTGGTGATAAATTATTTTATAGAGTCAAAAAATCTTTTCAAATCTTTGTATTTGTTTATTTTGATCTGGCTTATTTCTTATCTAAATATATACTTAAAGTTTACAGTTTCTTCTCATACAGTTTGGTTCATTGCATTTTTATTTGTGTTTACACTAGGTAGGATTATGTTTTTGTATAATGAGAAAATATCAAGCTGGAGAATACTAAAGGATCCTAAAAAATTAACTTTTTTAATGATTTTATTTTATATTATTTCAAATGTAGAATCTATTTTAATACTTCGTTTTGCTCATAATCCTGACTGTGTTAACACAATGAGGATAGGAAATGTATTTTATTCTTTTTGTTTATTTTATCTATTAAATGCTTATTTTAATAAATTCAAGTTTGAATTGCCAATTGACATTTCATTTTATTTTGTTTATCTAATTCATCCATTTGTAGTAAAAATTACAGCGAAACTTTTAGCGGATAATAATCTATTTCTTTTTGAATACCCTTACCAGTTCTTATTTAATTTTATACATTTTTTGATTGTTTTAACAATTTGTATTGGATTTCAGCAAGTTTTTTTTAAACTTCGCTTTAAATCTAAAACGTTGTCAGGATATGTTTTTAAAAAATAG
- a CDS encoding SGNH/GDSL hydrolase family protein produces MFLKNSFFGALFCFLGILLLSCDGSNKKFSEIDEGKNLVVILGSSSAFGIGPVNRNNSWAVLLGDEETIRIKNLSYPGYTTYDFLPSGKPNFRNLTPDKDKNIDAAIKLAPKIIIFSITTNDIGRGYSIEEYLSNMKILTDLCIDNNIEYIVTSTHPRNPMSLEKRMALYNLSRKLEEVYEDRYVEIYNPLGDLNTYKWKSDLCVSDSVHGNEKAHLIIYNQVLLGYHKAVARLSHEEE; encoded by the coding sequence ATGTTTTTAAAAAATAGCTTTTTTGGTGCTTTATTTTGTTTTTTGGGAATATTGTTATTAAGTTGTGATGGTTCTAATAAGAAGTTTTCAGAAATTGATGAAGGAAAAAACTTAGTGGTAATTTTGGGGTCTTCATCAGCATTTGGGATAGGGCCTGTTAATAGGAATAATTCATGGGCTGTATTATTAGGTGATGAAGAAACAATTAGAATAAAAAATCTCAGTTATCCTGGTTATACAACGTATGATTTTTTGCCGTCTGGTAAACCTAATTTTCGAAATTTAACTCCAGATAAAGATAAGAATATCGATGCTGCCATTAAATTGGCTCCTAAAATAATCATCTTTTCTATTACTACAAATGATATAGGAAGGGGATATTCTATAGAAGAATATCTAAGTAATATGAAAATTTTGACAGATTTATGTATTGATAATAATATAGAGTATATTGTTACTAGTACTCACCCAAGAAACCCAATGTCTTTAGAGAAGAGGATGGCATTGTATAATTTAAGTAGAAAATTAGAAGAAGTGTATGAAGATAGGTATGTAGAAATCTACAATCCGCTTGGTGATTTGAATACATACAAGTGGAAGAGTGATTTATGTGTATCAGATTCAGTACATGGAAATGAAAAAGCACATTTAATTATTTATAATCAAGTGTTGTTAGGTTATCATAAGGCTGTGGCGAGGCTTTCTCATGAAGAAGAGTAA
- a CDS encoding AraC family transcriptional regulator — protein sequence MEHSGQKLDKYYIKKVDADKKSIYCHHDLMGELFIPPHRHVKAQLLYAEGDVVFVTTETKTYFLPARHFIWIPSGVEHSIEPKSESVTMRNLYFPVEKDENDFYKVEGIYPVNNLLLQMMLFTNRWNGDLKKGTPNFAIAKAIKAILPQICTNNLPLELPQPKDKRLSKILRYIENNLGETILFADVAHEFGFSERSLYRLFQKDLGMSFIQYYTIRRILKAIELLLERKLSVKEVAEEVGYNSVPTFSNTFFKILGQRPSDYLNGEEILERK from the coding sequence ATGGAACATTCCGGTCAAAAACTCGATAAATATTACATCAAGAAAGTAGATGCCGATAAAAAAAGCATTTACTGCCACCACGATTTGATGGGTGAATTATTTATTCCGCCACACAGACATGTTAAAGCGCAATTGCTTTATGCAGAAGGTGATGTTGTTTTTGTGACTACAGAAACCAAAACGTACTTTTTGCCAGCAAGGCATTTTATCTGGATTCCGAGTGGAGTGGAGCATAGCATCGAACCGAAATCGGAAAGTGTGACGATGCGAAATTTATACTTTCCTGTTGAAAAAGACGAAAATGACTTTTATAAAGTAGAAGGAATTTATCCAGTTAATAACTTATTGCTGCAAATGATGCTTTTTACCAATCGATGGAACGGTGATCTTAAAAAAGGAACTCCGAACTTTGCCATTGCTAAAGCGATAAAAGCGATTCTTCCACAAATATGTACCAATAACCTTCCTTTAGAATTACCACAGCCAAAAGACAAACGACTTAGTAAAATCCTTCGTTATATTGAAAATAACCTCGGAGAAACGATTCTTTTTGCTGATGTAGCTCACGAATTCGGTTTCAGCGAACGCTCTTTGTATCGTTTGTTTCAAAAAGATCTGGGCATGTCGTTTATTCAATATTATACTATTAGAAGAATTTTAAAAGCAATCGAACTTTTATTAGAAAGAAAGCTTTCGGTAAAAGAGGTAGCCGAAGAAGTTGGTTACAATAGTGTTCCGACTTTCAGCAACACTTTCTTCAAAATTTTAGGCCAAAGACCTTCCGATTACTTAAACGGTGAGGAGATTTTAGAACGTAAATAA
- a CDS encoding TolC family protein, with the protein MFLKTTNSTDDCFPRILLLFLIVLAFNGLQAQEVHAVSLQEALKLAKENNKKILRSQLEVTLSEQNIKERKELRLPDVQLNGMYSRITNITEFKGSGFLKDKEVTPAIPEIYEVNSTFKMPIYAGNKINNAIKIANQENEIAKIKTEKAENDIELEVVANYLAIYKMMELQKIFEENIKEEKSRLKEVQSLQKHGTVTKNEVIRAELQLSDRELNALTNSKNIKIALHDLKTLIQIPENEEIAIDTTSSLDEMNGLDPYDFYMNKALQNEEMRIASQELNISKTELKMVKGNYLPSVHFFGNYGFYYPNYKFFPPNPYLYTLGQVGIEATFDLSSLYKNKTKMEQASTKIKWQEMQNEIVKEEIQDKLYKEHTQYQEILEKFVVVDKALDLADENYRIVKLKYLNQLVLITEMVDADNALLQAKYNKISTRLDAVLKHYELLHTAGMLPQS; encoded by the coding sequence ATGTTCCTTAAAACAACAAATTCTACAGACGATTGTTTTCCCAGAATCCTGCTGTTATTCTTAATTGTATTAGCATTCAATGGTTTACAAGCGCAGGAAGTTCATGCGGTTTCATTGCAAGAAGCTTTGAAGCTGGCTAAAGAAAACAACAAAAAAATCCTTAGATCTCAATTGGAGGTCACGCTCTCAGAGCAAAACATTAAAGAAAGAAAAGAACTCCGACTGCCAGACGTACAGCTAAACGGCATGTATTCTCGAATTACGAATATTACCGAATTTAAAGGAAGCGGGTTTTTAAAAGACAAAGAAGTTACACCGGCAATTCCTGAAATCTATGAAGTCAATTCGACTTTTAAAATGCCAATTTACGCCGGAAATAAGATCAATAATGCCATCAAAATTGCCAATCAGGAAAATGAAATTGCTAAAATAAAAACCGAAAAGGCTGAAAATGATATCGAGCTTGAAGTGGTGGCAAACTACTTGGCAATTTATAAAATGATGGAACTTCAGAAAATATTCGAAGAAAACATCAAAGAAGAAAAAAGCCGATTGAAAGAAGTACAATCGCTTCAAAAACATGGAACGGTTACGAAAAACGAAGTTATTCGTGCCGAATTACAGCTTTCAGATCGCGAATTGAATGCGTTAACTAACTCCAAAAACATTAAAATCGCACTTCACGATCTGAAAACGCTGATCCAGATTCCAGAAAACGAAGAAATTGCGATTGATACAACGTCGAGTTTGGACGAAATGAACGGTTTGGATCCGTATGATTTTTATATGAATAAAGCTTTGCAAAACGAAGAAATGCGTATTGCTAGCCAGGAGCTGAATATCAGTAAAACCGAACTTAAAATGGTAAAAGGAAACTATTTGCCAAGCGTTCATTTCTTTGGGAATTACGGTTTTTATTATCCAAACTATAAATTCTTTCCGCCAAATCCGTATCTGTATACTTTAGGACAAGTTGGTATTGAAGCCACTTTTGATCTTTCGTCTTTATATAAAAATAAAACCAAAATGGAGCAGGCGAGCACCAAAATCAAATGGCAGGAAATGCAGAATGAAATTGTAAAAGAGGAAATTCAGGACAAGTTGTATAAAGAGCATACACAATATCAGGAAATTCTTGAAAAGTTTGTTGTGGTTGACAAAGCACTGGATTTGGCTGACGAAAATTACCGCATTGTAAAGCTGAAATACTTAAACCAGCTGGTTTTAATTACTGAAATGGTTGACGCGGATAATGCTTTGCTTCAAGCGAAATACAACAAAATTTCTACGCGATTGGATGCGGTTTTAAAACATTACGAATTGCTTCATACGGCTGGAATGCTTCCGCAGAGCTAG
- a CDS encoding HlyD family secretion protein, with product MVKIKNETRRNKTFHILITIIACVLVISGVILGIWFYVFNRNHEETNDAQVEQYVTPIMSRITGYVQEVRFNENQFVHKGDTLVVIDNREYKSKLNAALADVQNAQQNSVVAQKNAINTASATAINEAQLEAAKSNLWKTKLEYERYKALVSEEAATSQQLEKVKADYESAQAHFQEMKNRIHSSALSTSVAEANVPTTQTNIASKQAVADNAALFLSYTIITAPYDGWVGKRTLQPGQLVKEGQSLLSIVSKEKWITANFKETQLQYLTVGQDVEIKADALSDKTFVGTIASLSPASGARFSLLPPDNATGNFVKIEQRIPVRIQLKDSDKQADFLRAGMNITVIAAH from the coding sequence ATGGTTAAGATAAAAAATGAAACTAGAAGAAATAAAACGTTTCATATACTAATAACAATTATTGCGTGTGTGCTTGTTATAAGCGGTGTTATTTTAGGAATTTGGTTTTATGTGTTCAACAGAAATCACGAAGAAACCAACGACGCGCAAGTCGAACAATATGTAACGCCAATTATGTCGCGTATTACGGGTTATGTTCAGGAAGTTCGTTTTAACGAAAATCAGTTTGTGCATAAAGGAGATACTTTGGTTGTGATTGACAATCGTGAATATAAATCAAAATTGAATGCGGCTCTTGCCGATGTTCAAAACGCACAGCAAAATAGTGTTGTGGCGCAGAAAAATGCTATAAATACAGCAAGTGCAACGGCGATTAACGAAGCGCAGTTAGAAGCTGCAAAATCGAATCTTTGGAAAACCAAATTGGAATACGAAAGATATAAAGCTTTGGTAAGCGAAGAAGCGGCAACTTCTCAGCAATTAGAGAAAGTAAAAGCTGATTACGAGTCGGCGCAGGCGCATTTTCAGGAAATGAAAAATAGAATCCATTCATCGGCTTTAAGTACTTCTGTTGCCGAAGCAAATGTTCCGACAACGCAAACCAATATTGCTTCAAAACAAGCTGTTGCAGATAATGCTGCTTTATTTCTTTCGTACACCATAATAACAGCGCCTTATGACGGCTGGGTTGGAAAACGAACTTTACAGCCAGGACAATTGGTAAAAGAAGGTCAGTCTTTATTGTCAATTGTAAGTAAAGAAAAATGGATTACGGCCAATTTTAAAGAAACGCAATTGCAATATTTAACCGTTGGGCAAGATGTTGAAATAAAAGCCGATGCTTTGAGTGATAAAACTTTTGTTGGCACAATTGCATCTTTATCACCGGCGAGCGGGGCAAGATTTTCATTGCTTCCTCCGGATAATGCAACGGGTAACTTCGTAAAAATTGAACAAAGAATTCCCGTTAGAATTCAGTTGAAAGACAGCGACAAACAAGCCGACTTTTTAAGAGCGGGAATGAATATTACTGTGATCGCAGCACACTAA
- a CDS encoding MFS transporter, protein MEDKSIFKSWVPKWAIITILFVCLLHSMILLGVYTSNVTYAASFLDIEPEDLQYAMCVTYGTLLATILIESRFSSFFPAKNYLMGVYSLIGVTIVTSGYVDNFAVFLLLRVAEGILMALPAITIRQLLIEQFDSKNAIIIGFSFYYGSLLLSTPFIMNIAVWFLDHYDWKYMLYVSGGLQVLNVFLILVTFRGHRTTKKIPLYQIDWMSYFLVLTAILCGAYFFVYAEKKYWFESSQMVLMLITALITGGLFIFKELLVKRPTFNFEVFKYANLRIGFLLFFLFYISRATLSLCHSAMYSIWNWDPSRVAGVQYINGLGNIIGLVLAAFFLMKSLSTKIIFLIGFSLIALYHFWFTFLFVPDVALSDIIVPYFLQGIGVGLLFVPLILFTTSSVPANMAVSSGIVGVSGRFWGSTIGFCVMQNATVFLNKKHFLKLSQFVTGENPEAQQNIANATQSFIAKGYSADNANVLAMKKIFGSITKQSTLLADMEIYTIVGYGLLVLIILIACNQHLRQTMTLVKSKIWIG, encoded by the coding sequence ATGGAAGATAAAAGTATTTTTAAATCATGGGTTCCAAAATGGGCAATCATTACAATTTTGTTTGTTTGCCTTTTGCATTCCATGATTTTATTGGGAGTTTATACGTCAAATGTAACGTATGCGGCAAGTTTTCTGGACATTGAGCCCGAAGATTTGCAGTACGCGATGTGCGTAACGTATGGAACTCTGCTGGCTACAATTCTCATAGAAAGCCGATTTTCGAGTTTTTTTCCTGCCAAAAATTACCTCATGGGTGTTTATTCCTTAATTGGAGTTACGATTGTAACGTCGGGTTATGTCGATAATTTTGCGGTTTTTCTATTGCTGAGAGTTGCCGAAGGAATCTTAATGGCGCTTCCTGCCATTACTATCAGACAATTGCTTATTGAGCAGTTTGATTCTAAAAATGCCATTATAATTGGTTTTTCCTTTTATTATGGTTCTCTACTGCTGTCTACGCCTTTTATTATGAATATTGCAGTTTGGTTTCTAGATCATTACGACTGGAAATACATGCTGTATGTTTCGGGCGGACTGCAGGTTTTAAATGTCTTTTTAATCTTGGTTACTTTTCGTGGGCACCGAACAACAAAGAAAATCCCGTTGTATCAAATCGACTGGATGAGCTACTTTTTGGTTTTAACAGCGATTCTTTGCGGTGCCTACTTTTTTGTGTATGCCGAGAAAAAATATTGGTTCGAATCTTCTCAAATGGTTTTAATGCTTATTACGGCACTTATTACGGGAGGTTTGTTCATCTTCAAAGAGCTTTTGGTTAAAAGACCCACTTTTAATTTTGAAGTTTTTAAATATGCCAATCTTCGAATTGGGTTTTTATTGTTTTTCCTGTTTTACATCAGCAGAGCAACGCTGAGTCTTTGCCATTCGGCGATGTATTCGATTTGGAATTGGGATCCGTCTCGAGTTGCGGGTGTGCAATACATTAACGGACTCGGAAATATTATCGGATTGGTTTTGGCGGCTTTTTTCTTGATGAAATCGCTTTCAACCAAAATCATTTTTCTGATTGGTTTTTCGCTGATTGCCTTGTATCATTTTTGGTTTACGTTTCTTTTTGTGCCCGATGTGGCTTTGTCAGATATTATTGTTCCGTACTTTTTGCAGGGCATCGGAGTTGGATTGTTATTTGTTCCGTTGATTTTATTTACTACTTCTTCGGTTCCTGCAAATATGGCGGTTTCTTCGGGAATTGTCGGTGTTTCTGGACGTTTCTGGGGAAGTACGATTGGTTTTTGCGTTATGCAGAATGCAACGGTATTTTTAAATAAAAAACACTTTTTAAAACTAAGTCAGTTTGTAACGGGCGAAAATCCCGAAGCACAGCAAAACATTGCAAACGCTACGCAGAGTTTTATTGCCAAAGGATATTCCGCAGATAATGCGAATGTTTTAGCTATGAAAAAGATTTTTGGAAGTATTACCAAACAATCGACTTTATTGGCCGATATGGAGATTTACACCATTGTGGGTTACGGTTTATTGGTTTTGATAATTCTTATTGCCTGCAATCAGCATTTGAGACAGACTATGACTTTGGTGAAAAGCAAGATTTGGATTGGGTAG